The following are encoded together in the Desulfobaccales bacterium genome:
- a CDS encoding class I SAM-dependent methyltransferase produces the protein MNIHKFATSIDHYFQVSAYDLCTQDKIPILKRMIGPKCDGPILDIGIGTGYLTYRVFGDRRIVCLDLHEPNLRNLREKIARLSPSIYPMCVVARATHLPFKSAVFRNILCSEVLEHLEDDQAAVNEIGRVLAPSGRAVVSVPYSGLGFASFLEVLRIKTVHDFPGPERHFRSGYDENSLRKVFNKNGLIIKQSAYYLRFFTRLVTDIISIINILYQRLKYHRKSWTWSEIAELEGGMAFSAYVAIFRILWGFSRLDYLLQRFRGFGIIVAVAHTDN, from the coding sequence ATGAATATTCATAAATTCGCAACGTCCATAGATCACTATTTCCAAGTTTCTGCCTATGACTTATGTACGCAAGATAAAATTCCGATTCTTAAGAGAATGATAGGACCTAAATGCGATGGCCCGATACTTGATATTGGTATCGGTACGGGTTATTTAACTTACCGTGTCTTCGGTGATCGGCGTATAGTCTGTTTGGACTTGCATGAGCCCAACTTGCGCAATTTGCGGGAGAAGATTGCCCGTCTTTCTCCCAGCATCTACCCGATGTGTGTAGTGGCAAGAGCTACTCACCTGCCTTTCAAATCAGCCGTTTTCAGAAACATTCTTTGCAGTGAAGTGCTCGAGCACCTGGAGGATGATCAGGCGGCTGTAAATGAAATTGGGCGCGTGCTTGCTCCGTCTGGGCGAGCAGTCGTCAGTGTGCCATACAGCGGGTTGGGGTTTGCAAGTTTTTTGGAGGTGCTGAGAATAAAAACTGTCCACGATTTTCCGGGACCGGAGCGCCATTTCAGGTCGGGCTACGATGAGAATTCATTGCGGAAAGTTTTTAATAAAAATGGATTAATAATAAAACAGTCAGCATATTATTTGCGCTTTTTTACTCGACTTGTTACCGATATTATTAGCATTATTAATATATTGTACCAACGCCTCAAATACCATAGAAAGTCATGGACCTGGTCAGAGATTGCAGAGCTAGAGGGGGGCATGGCCTTCTCGGCCTATGTGGCCATTTTCAGAATTCTATGGGGCTTTTCAAGGCTTGACTACCTTTTGCAGCGGTTCCGGGGTTTTGGAATAATCGTAGCAGTTGCCCATACGGATAATTAA
- a CDS encoding lysylphosphatidylglycerol synthase domain-containing protein translates to MFPSKDRAPGLPVTGFSFPGLKRFLAKLWPLLLALAILAYLFARIPRAALWDALATGPWLWLGAYSVFVVLLALLADVYAMDMALTVTGLNLRFSQIFLVRGATYLLGLLNYSLGQGAFGVYLQRSGVPTVRAAGIMLFLLIVNSGMFLLMSCLGVLAGAFFGGSFSRFASLAFGLTGCLLAYLSVVSLRPRFLQSWRLIAPLLEAGLGGHLRAAAGRMPHVLVLILTFWGALQLWGIPIPLLKGIILIPVILFLSALPITPAGLGTFQGSMVLLISPYVPLANPEARAATVLAFSLVYHFLGIIIQAILGLWCFQKIGRLDSFRSCL, encoded by the coding sequence ATGTTTCCTTCTAAAGATAGGGCACCAGGGCTTCCTGTAACTGGCTTCTCCTTTCCCGGCCTGAAGAGATTCCTGGCTAAATTGTGGCCGCTCCTCCTGGCCCTGGCCATTCTGGCGTATTTATTCGCCCGCATCCCCCGGGCAGCTTTATGGGACGCCCTGGCGACCGGTCCGTGGCTCTGGTTGGGAGCCTATAGCGTATTTGTGGTGCTCCTTGCCCTCCTGGCTGACGTCTACGCTATGGATATGGCTCTGACCGTCACAGGTCTTAATCTACGGTTTTCCCAAATCTTTCTGGTGCGCGGGGCCACCTATCTCTTGGGCTTACTCAATTACTCTCTGGGACAGGGGGCCTTCGGTGTTTACCTACAACGTTCCGGAGTGCCAACGGTACGGGCCGCCGGAATTATGCTGTTTTTGCTCATCGTAAACTCCGGTATGTTTCTGTTAATGTCTTGCCTGGGTGTGTTGGCCGGCGCTTTTTTCGGGGGGAGCTTTTCAAGGTTCGCTTCTCTGGCCTTTGGGTTGACTGGCTGCCTCCTGGCTTACCTGAGCGTGGTCTCGCTGCGTCCCAGATTTTTGCAGAGTTGGCGACTGATTGCACCTCTCTTGGAAGCCGGCTTAGGCGGCCACTTGCGGGCGGCAGCAGGAAGAATGCCGCATGTCTTGGTCCTGATTCTCACCTTTTGGGGAGCGCTTCAACTTTGGGGTATTCCAATCCCTTTGCTGAAGGGGATAATCCTGATCCCGGTAATCCTTTTCCTCAGTGCTCTACCGATCACCCCTGCAGGCCTGGGAACTTTCCAGGGAAGCATGGTCTTGTTAATCAGTCCTTACGTGCCGCTGGCCAACCCCGAAGCCCGAGCCGCCACAGTGCTGGCCTTTAGCCTGGTCTATCATTTTTTGGGAATCATCATTCAGGCCATCCTGGGTCTCTGGTGTTTTCAGAAAATCGGCCGTCTTGATTCTTTTCGATCATGCCTATAG